One genomic window of Halolamina sediminis includes the following:
- a CDS encoding thiamine ABC transporter substrate-binding protein, translated as MKRRSYLRTAGVGAAALLAGCSAESVDTDSPTDASTETTTGTQVGTTEGTPTLRVGTYTSFIDAPSTSPGEWVKEQFESEHDATLEWFAPDGGIDYFLQRRNQGVTVDTDLFAGLTPENMVRADDNLEDGDSLFDAVDSSAISNADHIVEDYQFDPQGRAFPMGAAYISLVYNQNMLDERGVGAPETFEDLTTDDYSDALLIPNPQNSETGLEFLFWTINEYGEDGYLDYWQRLLDNGARILEGWGAAYGAYSEGEAPAVVSYSTDQVFADMSDADMAEHQIGFLNGEGYAYLEAMARFSDTDQPELAGSFMSFMLQPEIQAEVAQRNVALPAVDNAELPEKFDELTPEPETVVSFDYDRLSGNVDTWLDEWSRQVASQ; from the coding sequence ATGAAGCGACGTAGCTATCTTCGAACCGCCGGCGTCGGCGCGGCGGCGCTGTTGGCCGGCTGTTCCGCCGAATCGGTGGACACCGACTCTCCCACCGACGCGAGCACCGAGACGACGACGGGGACGCAGGTCGGGACGACCGAGGGGACGCCGACGCTACGGGTCGGCACGTACACTTCGTTCATCGACGCACCCAGCACCAGCCCCGGTGAGTGGGTCAAAGAGCAGTTCGAGTCCGAACACGACGCCACCCTCGAGTGGTTCGCGCCCGACGGCGGCATCGACTACTTCCTCCAGCGCCGTAATCAGGGTGTCACCGTCGACACCGACCTGTTCGCCGGCCTCACCCCGGAGAACATGGTTCGAGCCGACGACAACCTCGAGGACGGGGACTCGCTGTTCGACGCGGTGGACTCGAGCGCCATCTCGAACGCGGACCACATCGTCGAGGACTACCAGTTCGACCCGCAGGGGCGGGCGTTCCCCATGGGAGCGGCGTACATCAGTCTCGTGTACAACCAGAACATGCTCGACGAGCGCGGCGTGGGCGCCCCCGAGACGTTCGAGGACCTCACCACCGACGACTACAGCGACGCGCTGCTGATCCCGAATCCACAGAACAGCGAGACGGGGCTTGAGTTCCTGTTCTGGACGATCAACGAGTACGGCGAGGACGGCTACCTCGACTACTGGCAGCGCCTCCTCGACAACGGCGCGCGCATTCTCGAAGGCTGGGGCGCCGCCTACGGCGCCTACAGCGAGGGCGAGGCGCCCGCGGTGGTCTCCTACTCGACTGACCAGGTGTTCGCCGACATGTCCGACGCCGACATGGCCGAACACCAGATCGGCTTCCTCAACGGCGAGGGGTACGCCTATCTCGAAGCGATGGCACGGTTCTCGGACACCGACCAGCCCGAACTGGCCGGGTCGTTCATGTCGTTCATGCTCCAGCCCGAGATCCAGGCCGAGGTCGCCCAGCGCAACGTCGCGCTGCCGGCCGTCGACAACGCCGAACTCCCCGAGAAGTTCGACGAGCTGACGCCCGAACCAGAGACGGTGGTCTCGTTCGACTACGATCGCCTCTCCGGCAACGTGGACACGTGGCTGGACGAGTGGTCCCGGCAGGTCGCCTCACAGTAG
- a CDS encoding NfeD family protein: MLLQSGLLGPEALPLLLVAAGIALSIAEALAPGAHFVVVGVSLLGAGLVGLLLGPVATPFVLAGLVLLFGIVTLYGYREFDIYGGKGQAQTSDSTDLKGQTARVTSRVTPSEGEVKIENGGFSPYYSARTIEGEIPEGEAVMVIDPGGGNVVTVESLGAVEGSLDREIERARAENAEREVEGERPDDVAADETGRASADEEGSNTTDGVGSDDEPERERETN; the protein is encoded by the coding sequence ATGCTGCTCCAGTCCGGGCTGCTCGGCCCAGAGGCGCTCCCCCTGCTGCTGGTCGCGGCGGGGATCGCGCTGTCGATCGCGGAGGCGCTGGCGCCGGGGGCCCACTTCGTCGTCGTCGGCGTCTCCCTGCTCGGGGCGGGGCTGGTCGGCCTGCTGCTCGGTCCCGTGGCGACGCCGTTCGTGCTCGCCGGCCTCGTGCTGCTGTTCGGCATCGTCACGCTGTACGGCTACCGCGAGTTCGACATCTACGGCGGGAAGGGACAGGCTCAGACCAGCGACTCGACCGACTTGAAGGGCCAGACCGCCCGCGTTACCTCACGAGTCACCCCGAGCGAGGGCGAGGTCAAGATCGAGAACGGCGGCTTCAGCCCCTACTACTCCGCCCGCACTATCGAGGGGGAGATCCCCGAGGGCGAGGCGGTGATGGTGATCGACCCCGGCGGCGGCAACGTCGTCACCGTCGAGTCGCTGGGCGCCGTCGAGGGGAGTCTCGACCGCGAGATCGAACGAGCCCGCGCCGAGAACGCCGAACGGGAGGTCGAGGGGGAACGCCCGGACGACGTCGCTGCCGACGAGACCGGGCGGGCGTCGGCAGACGAGGAGGGTTCGAACACCACGGACGGCGTCGGGTCGGACGACGAACCGGAACGGGAGCGGGAGACGAACTGA
- a CDS encoding preprotein translocase subunit SecD, whose product MADDGGTWASIKANWRVVLLVVIVLASVFALFSPTLAPSTSAGGEDGTVAESGGITNLQYGIELSGGTRIQAPLVGVHATGVEIGNDTETSAVREQVAAELANASTEDVAVRYPGEYGDITQQTTVVEVRTGNVTAAQLGTALNAAGYEYEDTANRVSEVTQSTAVTILRQKVNEAGLSGGTVSTVGGDVIVVEVPNANQSAVRDLIESRGQVLIQAYHQNESGAYVQTTVMDAEDLRQVGNARRLPGENTGAEVSVVVAEGSAQEVQQGFVDTGLAQEGGTRCTYEDNPNGTEPCILVVQDGQVLNSFGVESGLASPMRSGEWADDPRFRLTTRNLSTAQEVAINLRAGALPTQLDLDANSMLYVDPSQSDRFKTDSLIAGIAAVLAVSGVVFARYRRVEVAGPMIVTALSEVVVLMGIAAALGYPIDLSVIAGFVAAIGTGVDDLIIIADEVMSEGEVNSRRVFQSRFRKAFWVIGAAAATTIIALSPLAVLSLGQLRGFAIFTIMGVLVGVLVTRPAYGDILRSLLTGEH is encoded by the coding sequence ATGGCCGACGACGGCGGAACGTGGGCCAGCATCAAGGCGAACTGGCGGGTCGTGCTGCTGGTCGTCATCGTGCTCGCGAGCGTGTTCGCGCTGTTCTCCCCGACGCTCGCACCCAGCACCTCAGCCGGCGGCGAGGATGGAACTGTCGCCGAGAGCGGCGGGATCACCAACCTCCAGTACGGGATCGAGCTCTCCGGCGGCACCCGGATCCAGGCGCCGCTCGTCGGCGTCCACGCGACCGGGGTGGAGATCGGCAACGACACCGAGACCTCGGCGGTCCGCGAGCAGGTCGCCGCCGAACTCGCGAACGCCAGCACGGAGGATGTCGCGGTCCGCTACCCCGGCGAGTACGGCGACATTACCCAACAGACGACCGTGGTGGAGGTCCGGACCGGGAACGTCACCGCGGCCCAACTCGGGACCGCGCTGAACGCGGCGGGCTACGAGTACGAGGATACCGCTAACCGCGTCTCCGAGGTGACCCAGTCGACCGCGGTCACCATCCTCCGGCAGAAGGTCAACGAGGCCGGGCTCTCCGGCGGGACCGTCAGCACCGTCGGCGGCGACGTGATCGTCGTCGAGGTGCCCAACGCGAACCAGAGCGCGGTGCGTGACCTGATCGAGTCCCGCGGGCAGGTGCTGATCCAGGCGTACCACCAGAACGAGAGCGGGGCGTACGTCCAGACCACCGTGATGGACGCCGAGGACCTCCGGCAGGTCGGCAACGCTCGCCGACTCCCCGGAGAGAACACCGGCGCCGAGGTTAGCGTCGTCGTCGCCGAGGGGAGCGCCCAAGAGGTCCAGCAGGGATTCGTCGACACCGGCCTCGCACAGGAGGGCGGCACTCGGTGTACGTACGAGGACAACCCCAACGGGACCGAGCCGTGTATCCTGGTCGTCCAGGACGGGCAGGTGCTGAACTCCTTCGGCGTCGAGTCCGGGCTCGCCAGCCCGATGCGGAGCGGCGAGTGGGCCGACGATCCGCGGTTCCGTCTGACGACGCGGAACCTCTCGACCGCACAGGAGGTCGCGATCAACCTCCGCGCCGGCGCGCTGCCGACCCAGCTCGATCTGGACGCGAACTCGATGCTGTACGTCGACCCCTCGCAGTCCGACCGCTTCAAGACCGACTCGCTGATCGCCGGGATCGCGGCGGTGCTGGCGGTCAGCGGCGTCGTGTTCGCGCGCTACCGCCGGGTCGAGGTCGCGGGGCCGATGATCGTCACCGCGCTCTCGGAGGTCGTCGTGCTGATGGGTATCGCCGCGGCGCTCGGCTACCCGATCGACCTCTCGGTGATCGCCGGCTTCGTCGCCGCGATCGGGACCGGGGTTGACGACCTGATCATCATCGCCGACGAGGTGATGAGCGAGGGCGAGGTGAACAGCCGGCGGGTGTTCCAGAGCCGCTTCCGGAAGGCGTTCTGGGTGATCGGCGCCGCGGCGGCGACGACGATCATCGCGCTGTCGCCGCTGGCGGTGCTCTCGCTCGGGCAGCTCCGCGGGTTCGCGATATTCACGATCATGGGCGTGCTCGTGGGCGTGCTGGTCACCCGGCCCGCCTACGGCGACATCCTGCGCTCGCTGCTGACCGGCGAGCACTGA
- a CDS encoding SPFH domain-containing protein produces the protein MVIPPLQAGAVTGVVGLLFLFVVVAAVWQAVEIVDATEKKALTVFGEYRKLLEPGINFIPPFVSQTHAFDMRTQTLDVPRQEAITRDNSPVTADAVVYIKVMDARKAYLEVEDYKTAVSNLAQTTLRAVLGDMELDDTLNKRQEINARIRKELDEPTDEWGIRVESVEVREVNPSKDVQQAMEQQTSAERRRRAMILEAQGERRSAVEEAEGEKQSNIIRAQGEKQSQILEAQGDAISTVLRAKSAESMGERAIIDKGMETLENIGQGDSSTFIMPQELTSLVGRYGQHLTGSDTKTKESLNSLDFDEETREMLGLDDIEDILGQIDEAAELDTEAMEQEAEKIMSGDTEPDIQSADDVVADADEEMGDVEMESEESG, from the coding sequence ATGGTCATTCCACCGCTTCAGGCCGGCGCCGTCACGGGCGTCGTCGGCTTGCTGTTTCTCTTCGTCGTGGTCGCCGCGGTCTGGCAAGCCGTCGAGATCGTCGACGCCACGGAGAAGAAAGCCCTCACCGTGTTCGGCGAGTACCGCAAGCTGCTCGAACCGGGGATCAACTTCATCCCCCCGTTCGTCTCCCAGACCCACGCGTTCGACATGCGAACGCAGACGCTCGACGTGCCTCGACAGGAGGCGATCACCCGGGACAACTCCCCGGTCACCGCCGACGCCGTCGTCTACATCAAGGTGATGGACGCCCGGAAGGCGTACCTCGAAGTCGAGGACTACAAGACCGCCGTCTCCAACCTCGCTCAGACCACCCTCCGTGCGGTGCTGGGCGACATGGAGCTCGACGACACGCTCAACAAGCGTCAGGAGATCAACGCCCGGATCCGGAAGGAACTGGACGAGCCCACCGACGAGTGGGGGATCCGCGTCGAGTCCGTCGAGGTCCGCGAGGTCAACCCCTCGAAGGACGTCCAGCAGGCGATGGAGCAGCAGACCTCCGCCGAGCGCCGCCGCCGTGCCATGATTCTCGAAGCGCAGGGGGAGCGACGCTCCGCCGTCGAGGAAGCCGAGGGGGAGAAGCAGTCCAACATCATCCGCGCACAGGGGGAGAAGCAGTCCCAGATCCTCGAAGCACAGGGTGACGCGATCTCCACCGTGCTCCGTGCGAAGTCCGCCGAGTCCATGGGCGAGCGCGCCATCATCGACAAGGGGATGGAGACGCTGGAGAACATCGGGCAGGGCGACTCCTCGACGTTCATCATGCCTCAGGAGCTCACCTCGCTGGTCGGCCGCTACGGCCAGCACCTGACCGGCAGCGACACCAAGACCAAGGAGAGCCTGAACTCGCTGGACTTCGACGAGGAGACCCGCGAGATGCTGGGTCTCGACGATATCGAGGACATCCTCGGTCAGATCGACGAGGCCGCCGAACTCGACACCGAAGCGATGGAGCAGGAGGCCGAGAAGATCATGTCCGGCGACACCGAGCCCGACATCCAGTCGGCCGACGATGTCGTCGCCGACGCCGACGAGGAGATGGGCGACGTCGAGATGGAGAGCGAAGAGTCCGGCTGA
- the secF gene encoding protein translocase subunit SecF produces the protein MDLPFGLPEVDYADYSNRQLVAVPLAVLVVALLIIGGVWLTTGAPVDLGVEFTGGTEIRVAVDGENPQQQIRDAIDADPANIQPVANSNRFIVTYGPESDSARLEQQAEGAGFDVQSVDGTSPTFGSEAQLQAIGGVAVAFAGMSVLVFAMFRTFVPSIAVVLSAFSDIVVPLALMNVLGIPLTLGSVAALLMIIGYSVDSDILLNNHVLRRQGGFYESAYRAMETGITMTLTSIAAMLVMTIVATAFGIGLLSSIGLILVFGLTTDLLNTYMLNMSLLRWWKFEGVNR, from the coding sequence GTGGATCTCCCCTTCGGGCTCCCGGAGGTTGACTACGCCGACTACTCGAACCGGCAGTTGGTGGCGGTTCCGCTCGCGGTGCTGGTGGTGGCCCTCCTGATCATCGGCGGCGTCTGGCTCACGACCGGGGCGCCGGTCGATCTCGGGGTCGAGTTCACCGGCGGGACGGAGATACGGGTCGCCGTCGATGGCGAGAACCCACAGCAGCAGATCCGCGACGCGATCGACGCCGACCCCGCCAACATCCAGCCGGTGGCGAACAGTAACCGCTTCATCGTGACCTACGGCCCCGAAAGCGACAGCGCGCGGCTGGAGCAACAGGCCGAAGGAGCCGGCTTCGACGTACAGTCGGTCGACGGGACCTCCCCGACGTTCGGGAGCGAGGCCCAGCTCCAGGCGATCGGCGGCGTCGCCGTCGCGTTCGCGGGGATGAGCGTGCTGGTGTTCGCGATGTTCCGGACGTTCGTCCCGAGCATCGCCGTGGTGCTGTCGGCGTTCTCCGACATCGTCGTCCCGCTGGCGCTGATGAACGTCCTCGGCATCCCGCTCACGCTCGGTTCAGTCGCCGCGCTGCTGATGATCATCGGGTACTCCGTCGACTCCGACATCCTACTCAACAACCACGTCCTCCGGCGGCAGGGCGGGTTCTACGAGTCGGCCTACCGCGCGATGGAGACCGGGATCACGATGACGCTGACCTCCATCGCCGCGATGCTGGTGATGACGATCGTCGCGACCGCGTTCGGGATCGGCCTGCTCTCCTCGATCGGGCTGATCCTCGTCTTCGGGTTGACGACGGACCTGCTGAACACCTACATGCTCAACATGTCGCTGCTTCGCTGGTGGAAGTTCGAGGGGGTGAACCGCTGA
- a CDS encoding ABC transporter permease produces MTVLRERFEAAALPLAAVATLALLTLLFYYPVGRVLSEAVLREGRLTVEPLVAVLTDPFFFGVLAQAAQDPSVLWTAFEPHTLRLSLPLTDLGVAVTYPFPNYRLGLFGFTAYQALLSTLASVALGLPGAYVLARFEFPGRKTIRSLTAVPFVMPSIMVAIGFIATFGANGFVNDALAALGLPRIELLYTLPIIVLAHAFYDAPLVARVTATAWESVDAGTAETARSLGASPRQAFLDVVLPQLLPAILTGALLTFIFSFMSFAIVLALGGLSLATVEVWVYHKVSQLDYATASSLATLEMLFSLVLTYAYLRYEARQRAESAARPAPRKQLVGRLDLDRLVVWGYVAVALLVFVTPMASMIIESVTGPNGFTLDYYRFLVDRQATAASFQIKPLTAVQNSLLYGVASLAIAVPMGVLLAVVSTRDVPGSKLIDTLSMAPFAVSGVVVGLGLLRGLVFGTTAFGYRFTVTGAVAVVAAHAVSAYPFVTRNVAPLLATIDRSVVESARTLGASRFRVLLDIELPQVFAGVVAGAAFAFAISIGEFDSTVILASGSSAYTMPVAIERFLGRRLGPATAMGCVLLFVTAVSFLVIDRLGEGRGM; encoded by the coding sequence GTGACGGTCCTCCGCGAACGGTTCGAGGCCGCCGCCCTCCCGCTGGCCGCGGTCGCCACGCTCGCGCTGCTGACGCTGCTGTTCTACTACCCGGTGGGGCGAGTGCTCTCCGAAGCCGTGCTGCGCGAGGGGCGGCTCACGGTTGAGCCGCTGGTCGCCGTGCTCACGGACCCGTTCTTCTTCGGCGTCCTCGCACAGGCCGCCCAGGACCCGTCGGTACTCTGGACTGCATTCGAGCCACACACACTCCGACTCTCGCTCCCGCTGACCGATCTGGGGGTCGCGGTCACCTACCCGTTCCCGAACTACCGGCTGGGGCTGTTCGGGTTCACCGCGTATCAGGCGCTGCTGTCGACGCTTGCGAGCGTCGCGCTCGGGCTCCCGGGGGCGTACGTGCTCGCACGCTTCGAGTTCCCGGGCCGGAAGACGATCCGGTCGCTGACCGCGGTGCCGTTCGTGATGCCGTCGATCATGGTCGCGATCGGCTTCATCGCCACGTTCGGCGCGAACGGGTTCGTCAACGACGCACTGGCCGCGCTGGGGCTCCCCCGGATCGAACTGCTGTACACGCTGCCGATCATCGTCCTCGCCCACGCGTTCTACGACGCGCCGCTGGTGGCCCGCGTGACGGCGACGGCGTGGGAGAGCGTCGACGCCGGCACCGCCGAGACTGCCCGGAGCCTCGGCGCCTCGCCGCGGCAGGCGTTCCTCGACGTGGTGCTCCCCCAACTCCTGCCGGCGATCCTCACCGGCGCGCTGCTGACGTTCATCTTCTCGTTCATGTCCTTCGCTATCGTGCTCGCGCTGGGCGGGCTCTCGCTGGCGACCGTCGAGGTGTGGGTGTACCACAAGGTGTCCCAACTCGACTACGCCACCGCGTCGTCGCTCGCGACGCTCGAGATGCTGTTCTCGCTCGTGTTGACGTACGCCTACCTGCGGTACGAGGCACGCCAGCGCGCCGAGAGCGCCGCCCGGCCGGCGCCCCGGAAGCAGTTGGTCGGCCGGCTCGACCTCGACCGACTGGTGGTCTGGGGGTACGTCGCCGTCGCGCTGCTGGTGTTCGTCACGCCGATGGCGAGCATGATCATCGAGAGCGTCACCGGCCCGAACGGGTTCACGCTCGACTACTACCGCTTCCTCGTGGACCGGCAGGCGACCGCGGCGTCGTTCCAGATCAAGCCGCTGACCGCGGTCCAGAACTCGCTGCTCTACGGGGTCGCGAGCCTCGCGATCGCCGTCCCGATGGGGGTGTTGCTGGCGGTCGTCTCGACCCGTGACGTGCCGGGCAGCAAGCTGATCGACACGCTGTCGATGGCGCCGTTCGCCGTCTCGGGGGTCGTCGTCGGCCTCGGCCTGCTCCGCGGACTCGTGTTCGGCACGACCGCGTTCGGCTACCGATTCACCGTCACCGGTGCCGTCGCGGTCGTCGCCGCCCACGCCGTCAGCGCGTACCCGTTCGTCACCCGGAACGTCGCGCCGCTTCTGGCCACGATCGACCGGTCGGTCGTCGAGTCCGCCCGAACGCTCGGCGCCTCGCGGTTCCGGGTGCTGCTCGACATCGAACTCCCGCAGGTGTTCGCCGGCGTCGTCGCGGGCGCGGCCTTTGCGTTCGCCATCAGCATCGGGGAGTTCGATTCGACGGTGATTTTGGCCAGCGGGAGTTCGGCCTACACCATGCCGGTCGCCATCGAACGCTTCCTCGGTCGACGGCTCGGCCCCGCGACGGCGATGGGCTGTGTCCTCCTGTTCGTCACCGCCGTCAGCTTCCTCGTCATCGACCGCCTCGGCGAAGGGAGGGGGATGTAG
- a CDS encoding NUDIX hydrolase, with protein sequence MVAVEPEFCHQCGAELTERLVHGRKRPYCPACERPFFRNAVPSAGVFVRDGDAVLLMQQADRDSEWATGGEWTLPGGHPEYDESPREGAVRELEEETGLRADPDDLTLLSAPHSTHRGYHYYMLTYLLGYDDARGELEPGEEASDLRFWTPEEMDADTENTREIDRRRLSLAFDD encoded by the coding sequence ATGGTCGCCGTCGAGCCCGAGTTCTGCCACCAGTGCGGCGCGGAGCTGACCGAGCGGCTGGTCCACGGTCGGAAGCGTCCGTACTGCCCGGCGTGTGAGCGGCCGTTCTTCCGAAACGCAGTCCCCTCTGCGGGCGTGTTCGTCCGCGACGGCGACGCCGTGTTGCTGATGCAGCAGGCCGACCGCGACAGCGAGTGGGCGACCGGCGGGGAGTGGACGCTGCCCGGGGGCCACCCGGAGTACGACGAGTCACCGCGAGAGGGCGCCGTCCGGGAGCTCGAGGAGGAGACCGGGCTGCGTGCCGACCCCGACGACCTCACGCTGCTTTCGGCACCACACAGCACCCACCGCGGCTACCACTACTACATGCTCACCTACCTGCTCGGGTACGACGACGCCCGCGGCGAACTGGAGCCGGGCGAGGAGGCGAGCGACCTCCGATTCTGGACGCCCGAAGAGATGGACGCGGACACCGAGAACACCCGCGAGATCGATCGGCGGCGGCTCTCGCTCGCCTTCGACGACTAA
- a CDS encoding long-chain-fatty-acid--CoA ligase — MERPLLVTDFLDRARKYYGDETGVVATTGERYTYDELGDRVDRFSALLQQRGVEKGDRVAVLDPNTHYHLEAAYGAMQIGAVHTPLNYRLTPEDFEYILNDAGVTAIYADYAYAEKIEAVRDDVPVETFLTNDADAVEGDWEDVDDPLAETSPSYDRPEMDETDVITINYTSGTTGDPKGVCRTHRNETLHSFLVSYHQNIRDTDTYLWTLPMFHVNGWGHIFSITGAGAVHVCTRGVDAADIFETVRTEDVSYLCAAPTVLNMLQDYYADNDVETTGDADVRAATAGSAPPEATIRTVEDEFDWDLVHVYGATETGPLITTSEAERLLDDENRYSLKKRQGVGFLGTEVRVVDENGEDVPWDDETIGEIVVSGNQVMEGYWNKPDATEEAFNQRLEGYYHMGDFAVVDENGFLSIQDRKKDIIISGGENISSIELEDTLFEHPDVSDVAVIPSPHDEWGETPKAFVVPESGDPEDPGVTEDDLVAFTRENLATYKAIRRVEFVTDLPTTATGKVQKYELREEEWAEEDSMVGQG, encoded by the coding sequence ATGGAGCGACCACTCCTCGTCACGGACTTTCTCGATCGCGCACGCAAGTACTACGGCGACGAGACCGGCGTCGTCGCGACCACCGGGGAGCGATACACGTACGACGAGCTCGGCGACCGCGTCGACCGCTTCTCCGCACTCCTCCAGCAGCGTGGCGTCGAGAAGGGCGATCGCGTCGCCGTCCTCGACCCGAACACGCACTACCACCTCGAAGCCGCCTACGGGGCGATGCAGATCGGCGCCGTCCACACCCCGCTCAACTACCGCCTCACGCCCGAGGACTTCGAGTACATCCTGAACGACGCCGGCGTCACCGCCATCTACGCGGACTACGCGTACGCAGAGAAGATCGAAGCGGTCCGGGACGACGTTCCCGTGGAGACGTTCCTCACGAACGACGCGGACGCCGTCGAGGGTGACTGGGAGGACGTCGACGACCCCCTCGCGGAGACGTCACCGTCGTACGACCGCCCGGAGATGGACGAGACCGACGTCATCACCATCAACTACACGTCGGGGACGACGGGCGATCCGAAGGGCGTCTGCCGCACGCACCGGAACGAGACGCTGCATTCCTTCCTCGTCTCCTATCACCAGAACATCCGGGACACCGACACGTACCTCTGGACGCTCCCGATGTTCCACGTCAACGGCTGGGGACACATCTTCTCGATCACCGGCGCCGGCGCGGTCCACGTCTGCACTCGCGGCGTCGACGCTGCCGACATCTTCGAGACCGTCCGAACCGAGGACGTCTCGTATCTCTGTGCGGCGCCGACGGTCCTGAACATGCTCCAGGACTACTACGCGGACAACGACGTCGAGACCACCGGGGACGCGGACGTTCGCGCCGCGACCGCCGGCAGCGCGCCGCCCGAGGCGACGATCCGTACCGTCGAGGACGAGTTCGACTGGGACCTCGTCCACGTCTACGGCGCCACCGAGACCGGTCCCCTCATCACCACGTCGGAAGCCGAACGACTCCTCGACGACGAGAACCGCTACTCGCTGAAGAAACGCCAGGGGGTCGGCTTCCTCGGCACCGAGGTCCGCGTCGTCGACGAGAACGGCGAGGACGTCCCTTGGGACGACGAGACGATCGGCGAGATCGTCGTCAGCGGGAACCAGGTGATGGAGGGGTACTGGAACAAGCCCGACGCTACGGAGGAAGCCTTCAACCAACGGCTCGAAGGCTACTACCACATGGGGGACTTCGCGGTCGTCGACGAGAACGGGTTCCTCTCCATTCAGGACCGGAAGAAGGACATCATCATCTCCGGGGGCGAGAACATCTCCAGCATCGAACTCGAGGACACGCTCTTCGAGCACCCGGACGTGAGCGACGTCGCGGTCATCCCGTCGCCACACGACGAGTGGGGGGAGACGCCGAAGGCGTTCGTCGTCCCCGAGTCCGGGGATCCCGAGGATCCGGGCGTCACCGAGGACGACCTCGTCGCGTTCACCCGCGAGAACCTCGCCACGTACAAAGCGATCCGGCGTGTCGAGTTCGTCACGGATCTCCCGACGACTGCGACCGGGAAAGTCCAGAAGTACGAACTCCGCGAGGAGGAGTGGGCCGAGGAGGACTCGATGGTCGGGCAGGGGTAG
- the rnhB gene encoding ribonuclease HII, with protein sequence MVVGADEAGKGPALGPLVAGAVRADPTDLPAGLADSKELTATRREELAAELRDHPEIAVATAAIEPARIDAPDTDMNGLGVAAQAEAIAAVAESGDDVLADAADTDEGRFGRRLRDAVAEAGTAVDVTAEHGADETHVIVSAASVVAKVERDRRMAEIDGEYDHEVGSGYPSDPTTRAFLAGYVEDHGELPACARATWSTCEDALAAAEQSGLTDF encoded by the coding sequence ATGGTCGTCGGCGCCGACGAGGCGGGCAAGGGACCCGCGCTGGGGCCGCTGGTCGCCGGCGCGGTTCGCGCCGACCCCACCGACCTCCCAGCGGGCCTCGCGGACTCGAAGGAGCTCACTGCGACGCGCCGCGAGGAGCTGGCTGCCGAACTCCGCGACCACCCCGAGATCGCGGTCGCCACAGCCGCGATCGAACCGGCGCGTATCGACGCACCCGACACGGACATGAACGGGCTCGGCGTCGCTGCACAGGCGGAGGCGATCGCGGCGGTCGCGGAGTCGGGCGACGACGTGCTCGCCGACGCCGCCGACACCGACGAAGGGCGGTTCGGCCGGCGGCTCCGAGATGCGGTCGCCGAGGCCGGAACCGCGGTCGACGTGACTGCCGAACACGGCGCCGACGAGACTCATGTGATCGTCTCGGCCGCGAGCGTCGTCGCGAAAGTCGAACGCGACCGCCGGATGGCGGAGATCGACGGCGAGTACGACCACGAGGTCGGGAGCGGCTACCCGTCGGACCCGACGACGCGGGCGTTCCTCGCGGGCTACGTCGAGGACCACGGCGAACTGCCCGCCTGCGCACGGGCGACGTGGTCGACCTGCGAGGACGCACTCGCGGCCGCCGAGCAGTCCGGGCTGACGGATTTTTAG